A section of the Castanea sativa cultivar Marrone di Chiusa Pesio chromosome 12, ASM4071231v1 genome encodes:
- the LOC142618767 gene encoding F-box protein At5g51370: MSFKSEQTMSYAPEKPENPSPKKRPPSWSDLWLKNTKPLKHVIFTMQLQSLSSPITPTTKNNSNNNKNTKSPKIPKTQIPISNFPKFPNPNFNYSKSESDPTRKLSDQTLLQILSKLPDSNHNSISLVCKRWLNLQGRLVRSLKLLSWHFLESGRLVFRFPNLTHVDLVSGCFFSPRNSGILLTNRVFSMHLGSGFSTKWNELCEDSLFPVEVIDRGLKMLACGCPNLRKVSVIGASELGVLSLAEECMTLQDLELHMCNDDVLRGIAACTNLQVLRLVGNVDGFYGSLVSDIGLTILAQGCKRLVKLELYGCEGSFDGIKAIGQCCQMLEELSICDHRMDDGWLAGLSYCENLKTLRFQSCKRIDPSPGPEDYLGCCPALERLHLHKCHLRDKKSVGAMFMVCGAVKEMVLQDCWGLDNDMFSLASCCRRVEFLSLEGCSLLTTEGLESVILSWKELQSLRVESCKNIKDSEISPSLSTFFSVFKELQWRPDTKSLRPSGVLGIVMGKKGGKFFKRERLFVH; the protein is encoded by the exons ATGAGCTTCAAATCTGAGCAAACAATGTCGTATGCACCAGAGAAACCTGAAAACCCTAGCCCCAAAAAACGACCACCAAGCTGGTCAGACCTGTGGCTCAAAAACACTAAGCCTCTCAAGCATGTTATCTTCACCATGCAACTCcaatctctctcttctcctaTCACTCCCACCACTaaaaacaacagcaacaacaacaaaaacaccaaATCTCCTAAAatccccaaaacccaaatcccCATTTCCAATTTCCCCAAATTCCCAAACCCTAATTTCAATTACTCGAAATCCGAATCCGACCCGACCCGGAAACTCTCCGACCAAACCCTGCTCCAAATCCTCTCCAAACTACCAGATTCCAATCACAACTCAATCTCCCTTGTTTGTAAGCGTTGGCTTAACCTTCAAGGCCGTTTAGTTCGGTCTCTAAAGCTCTTGTCTTGGCACTTTCTCGAATCGGGTCGGTTGGTTTTTCGGTTCCCAAATCTGACCCATGTGGATTTGGTATCTGGGTGTTTCTTCTCTCCTCGGAATTCTGGGATTTTGTTGACGAATAGGGTGTTTTCGATGCATTTGGGATCTGGGTTTTCGACGAAATGGAATGAGCTTTGTGAGGATAGTTTGTTTCCTGTGGAGGTTATTGATAGAGGCTTGAAAATGCTTGCTTGTGGTTGTCCTAACTTGCGTAAGGTTTCGGTTATAGGAGCGAGTGAGTTAGGGGTTTTGAGTTTGGCTGAGGAGTGCATGACATTACAAGACTTGGAGTTGCATATGTGTAATGATGATGTTTTGCGTGGCATTGCAGCGTGTACTAATTTGCAAGTGTTGAGGTTGGTTGGGAATGTGGATGGGTTTTATGGGTCTTTGGTTTCGGATATTGGATTGACTATATTGGCACAAGGGTGTAAGAGGTTGGTGAAGCTTGAGCTCTATGGTTGTGAGGGGAGTTTTGATGGGATTAAGGCGATTGGGCAGTGTTGTCAAATGTTGGAGGAGTTGAGTATTTGTGATCATAGGATGGATGATGGGTGGTTGGCGGGGTTGTCGTATTGTGAGAATTTGAAGACTTTGAGGTTTCAGTCATGTAAGAGGATTGATCCGAGTCCTGGGCCGGAAGATTATTTGGGTTGTTGCCCGGCTCTTGAACGGTTGCATTTGCACAAGTGTCACTTGAGGGATAAGAAGAGTGTGGGAGCGATGTTTATGGTGTGTGGGGCTGTGAAGGAGATGGTACTTCAGGATTGTTGGGGATTGGATAATGACATGTTCAGCTTAGCTAGTTGTTGCAG GAGGGTGGAGTTCTTGTCTTTAGAGGGATGCTCATTGCTAACTACCGAAGGTCTGGAGTCTGTAATTCTTTCCTGGAAGGAGCTTCAAAGTCTTAGAGTTGAATCCTGTAAGAATATAAAGGATAGTGAAATCTCTCCTTCACTCTCAacttttttctctgtttttaaAGAGTTGCAATGGAGGCCAGATACAAAGTCTCTTCGTCCATCTGGTGTATTGGGGATTGTAATGGGAAAGAAAGGTGGTAAATTTTTCAAGAGGGAGCGTCTCTTCGTCCACTGA
- the LOC142618489 gene encoding uncharacterized protein LOC142618489, whose amino-acid sequence MALQEKLDRFKKQQEKCQSTLTSIAASNKATTHKFMPVPAAPSVARAPAPAVKFSNDTERLQHINSIRKAPVGAQMKRVINLLLETRQAFTPEQINEVTYVDINANKAVFDSLRNNLKVNYDGKRFSYKSKHDLRDKEQLLYLIRKFVWGIAVIDLKDAYPTVMEDLQALKAAGQIWLLSNFDSQEDIAYPNDPRVPIKVDDDLKQLFLGIELPRDMIDIERDLQKNGMKPATNTAQRRATSEVQGMSSKPKPKKKHEITKRTKLTNAHLPELFRHLDKKS is encoded by the exons atGGCATTACAAGAGAAATTAGATAGATTCAAGAAGCAGCAAGAGAAGTGCCAATCGACCCTCACAAGTATTGCTGCATCTAACAAGGCCACAACACATAAATTCATGCCAGTACCAGCAGCACCTTCAGTCGCAAGAGCCCCTGCTCCTGCtgtcaaattttcaaatgataCAGAGAGACTTCAACATATCAACAGTATCCGGAAAGCCCCTGTAGGGGCCCAAATGAAGCGTGTTATAAATCTTCTACTGGAG ACAAGGCAAGCCTTTACCCCGGAACAAATTAATGAAGTCACTTATGTTGATATCAATGCCAACAAAGCTGTATTTGATAGTTTGAGGAATAACCTGAAAGTCAACTATGATGGGAAGCGTTTCTCTTACAAG TCCAAGCATGACTTGAGGGACAAGGAACAACTTCTTTACTTAATAAGGAAATTCGTATGGGGCATTGCTGTCATTGATCTTAAGGACGCATACCCTACTGTGATGGAAGACTTGCAG GCTTTGAAAGCTGCGGGTCAGATATGGCTGCTATCAAACTTTGATTCACAGGAAGACATTGCTTACCCAAATGACCCCAGGGTGCCCATCAAAGTGGATGATGACCTTAAGCAGCTATTTCTGGGGATTGAATTGCCTCGTGATATGATTGACATCGAGAGGGATCTTCAGAAAAATGGGATGAAGCCTGCCACCAACACTGCTCAGAGGAGGGCCACTTCAGAGGTTCAAGGCATGTCCTCCAAGCCCAAGCCAAAGAAGAAGCACGAGATCACCAAGAGGACAAAGCTGACTAATGCCCATCTTCCAGAGCTCTTCCGACACCTAGATAAAAAATCTTGA
- the LOC142620048 gene encoding TMV resistance protein N-like, translating to MDTKSPLFSSSRRWKYHVFLSFRGEDTRKSFTDHLYAALKQKGIFTFKDDEKLERGKLISLELLKAIEESMFAIVILSKNYASSSWCLDELVKIVECKEKMGLVILPIFYDVDPSEVRKQTKIYAQAFVEHEKHFQENMKKVHKWRATLREVANLSGWSLQDRLESEFIQDIVEVILQKLSYAFPRDTKDLVGIDSRVKELMSLLAIGSNDVRIIGVWGMGGIGKTTLARVVYQMIFNEFEGGSFITNIREVSEKYGLLRSQQKLISEILMERSINLRDVDDGVLMIKNRLYHKRILLVLDDVNQFDQLEKLAREHNWFGSGSRVIITTRDKHLLIRHNVNGIYEVKGLNDDDALYLFSLKAFNNSHPAEDYLKLSKQFVNYANGLPLAIGVLGSFLFNRSKEEWNSALDRLKEFPERKIIKVLQTSFDGLQETEKEIFLHIACFFNMKDKDYVVKILDCLGLYPCIGLRVLIEKSLLKEYENKFWMHELLQKMGQDMVRQDCPLELGKHSKLWLYKDIHHVLTTNTGTEAIQGLVLELPWLPKFGEFKKAHWNLEVFSKMSNLKLLIIHGVHLLHGPKHLSNGLRFLDWSFFPSKSLPSSFQPNELVELHMCHSKIERLWKGIKHFDKLKSIELNDSLNLIATPNFTGVSSLEKLVAKGCINLREVHPSIMAHKKLTLLNLEGCKNLNSLPSKFEMECLENLILSDCSKIKRIPEFARNMECLTKLHLDGTAITKLPCSIEHLTNLASLHLRDCKNLVCLPTIICCFKSLKDINVAGCLKLDNLPQSLLNVESLEELNVSGITFREPPFSIILLKNLKVLSLQGCRASSPKLWNKLFSFNLMPRRIPHPVSMLLPSLSCLCFLTRLDISDCNLQTIPNDCGCLYSLEVLNLSGNNFDCLPESIIQLSKLKNIYLTHCTRLRSLPQLPSSTSVVVAENCTSLETFPNRSTQDKLYPPSLILSNCFKLADIQHRSNVFFRMLSANAQGLYGAPKNKRPRAACRLLIPGSEILKWFSHQSVGNIVNAQVTHSKEWMGMAVCFVLSFRDLHPNSLCCFDCYIEVNKHEGARESAYFVNTFGHIDSLHLWMLYFPSHCFYENARAALSQTDENELIQMGVRIPKPHNPCFEVKKCGFRMVYKQDIEDISEMMGQSCNSSCISRYEGVGFTREYDLDNSTVVREDSILKRSRDEYDEARPSDEGCYNDVPHSKRIQR from the exons ATGGATACAAAAAGCCCATTGTTCTCTTCTAGCCGTCGGTGGAAATACCATGTCTTTCTAAGTTTTAGAGGTGAAGATACTCGTAAGAGTTTTACAGACCATTTATACGCTGCTTTGAAGCAAAAGGGCATTTTCACATTCAAGGACGATGAAAAACTTGAGAGAGGAAAACTCATTTCACTTGAGCTTTTAAAAGCAATAGAAGAATCAATGTTTGCTATTGTCATTCTCTCAAAAAACTATGCATCATCGTCATGGTGTTTGGATGAACTTGTAAAGATTGTGGAATGCAAAGAAAAGATGGGGCTTGTAATTCTACCCATTTTTTATGATGTGGATCCATCTGAAGTTCGCAAACAGACAAAAATTTATGCACAAGCATTTGTTGAACACGAAAAACATTTCCAAGAGAACATGAAGAAGGTTCACAAGTGGAGAGCTACTTTGAGAGAAGTGGCCAATCTTTCTGGATGGTCTTTACAAGACAG GCTTGAGTCAGAATTTATCCAGGATATTGTGGAAGTGATATTGCAAAAATTAAGTTATGCATTCCCAAGAGATACCAAAGATTTAGTAGGAATAGATTCTAGAGTGAAGGAATTGATGTCACTTTTAGCTATTGGATCAAACGATGTTCGCATTATAGGTGTTTgggggatgggggggattgGTAAGACAACTCTTGCCAGAGTTGTTTATCAAAtgatttttaatgaatttgaagGTGGTAGTTTTATCACTAATATTAGGGAAGTATCCGAAAAATATGGTTTACTTCGTTCACAACAAAAACTCATTAGTGAAATTTTGATGGAAAGAAGTATCAATCTACGGGATGTTGATGATGGAGTTCTTATGATCAAGAATAGGTTGTATCATAAAAGgattcttcttgttcttgatgaTGTAAATCAATTTGACCAATTAGAAAAGTTAGCTAGAGAGCATAATTGGTTTGGTTCAGGTAGTAGAGTTATCATCACAACACGAGATAAGCATTTGTTGATAAGACATAATGTAAATGGAATATATGAGGTTAAGGgattgaatgatgatgatgctcTTTATCTTTTTAGTTTGAAAGCTTTTAACAATAGTCATCCTGCTGAAGATTATCTAAAGTTGTCTAAACAATTTGTAAATTATGCTAACGGTCTTCCTCTAGCAATTGGAGTTTTGGGCTCTTTTTTGTTCAATAGAAGTAAGGAGGAATGGAATAGTGCATTAGATAGACTCAAAGAATTTcctgaaagaaaaattatcaaagtaCTTCAAACAAGTTTTGATGGACTTCAAGAAACAGAGAAGGAAATATTTCTAcatattgcatgtttctttaaTATGAAGGATAAAGACTATGTGGTAAAAATACTAGATTGTCTTGGCCTATATCCTTGCATTGGATTAAGGGTTCTCATTGAAAAGTCTCTGttaaaagaatatgaaaataaattttggatGCATGAACTACTACAAAAAATGGGTCAAGATATGGTTCGTCAAGATTGTCCTCTAGAACTTGGAAAGCATAGCAAATTGTGGCTATACAAGGACATTCATCATGTGTTGACGACAAATACG GGAACAGAAGCAATTCAAGGCCTAGTCCTAGAGCTTCCTTGGTTGCCTAAATTTGGTGAATTCAAAAAGGCACATTGGAACCTTGAAGTCTTTTCAAAGATGTCTAATCTCAAATTGCTTATAATTCATGGTGTTCACCTACTACATGGCCCCAAACATCTTTCTAATGGCTTAAGATTTCTTGATTGGagtttttttccttcaaaatctTTGCCTTCAAGTTTTCAGCCAAATGAACTTGTTGAACTTCACATGTGCCATAGCAAAATTGAAAGACTTTGGAAAGGAATAAAG CATTTTGACAAGTTGAAGTCCATCGAATTGAATGATTCTTTAAACCTTATTGCAACCCCTAACTTCACTGGAGTCTCCAGTCTAGAGAAATTGGTTGCTAAAGGTTGTATAAATTTACGAGAGGTTCACCCATCTATTATGGCTCATAAAAAGCTTACTCTTCTTAATCTTGAAGGCTGCAAAAACCTTAACAGTCTTCCAAGCAAGTTTGAAATGGAGTGTCTTGAAAATCTTATTCTTTCTGATTGTTCAAAAATCAAGAGAATTCCAGAATTTGCTAGAAATATGGAATGCTTAACAAAGCTTCACTTAGATGGCACTGCCATTACGAAACTTCCCTGTTCAATTGAACATTTGACTAACCTTGCTTCGTTGCATTTAAGAGATTGTAAAAATCTTGTATGTCTTCCTACCATaatttgttgcttcaagtcgCTTAAAGATATCAATGTGGCTGGATGCTTGAAACTTGACAATTTGCCACAGAGCCTATTGAATGTTGAAAGTCTAGAAGAGCTTAATGTGAGTGGGATTACTTTTAGAGAGCCGCCTTTCTCTATCattcttttgaaaaatcttaAGGTACTATCTCTTCAAGGGTGCAGAGCGTCATCACCTAAACTCTGGAATAAgcttttctcttttaatttaatGCCAAGAAGAATCCCACATCCTGTGAGCATGTTATTGCCTTCCCTGTCATGTTTGTGCTTTTTAACAAGATTGGATATAAGTGACTGCAATCTACAGACAATCCCTAATGATTGTGGCTGTTTATACTCTTTAGAAGTTTTAAATCTAAGTGGAAATAATTTTGATTGTCTTCCTGAAAGCATCATTCAACTATCTAAGTTGAAGAATATTTATTTGACTCATTGCACGAGGCTTCGTTCATTGCCACAACTTCCATCAAGCACTTCAGTTGTTGTTGCAGAAAATTGTACCTCATTGGAAACATTTCCAAATAGATCAACACAAGACAAACTATACCCGCCATCTCTAATTCTCTCCAATTGCTTCAAATTGGCTGACATTCAACACCGAAGCAACGTGTTCTTTAGAATGCTATCAGCAAATgctcag GGACTTTACGgtgcacctaaaaataaaagaCCTCGGGCTGCCTGTAGACTTCTTATTCCTGgaagtgaaattttaaaatggttTAGCCATCAAAGTGTGGGGAATATAGTGAATGCACAGGTTACTCATTCAAAAGAGTGGATGGGAATGGCTGTGTGCTTTGTTTTGTCATTCCGAGATCTTCATCCAAACAgtctttgttgttttgattGTTATATTGAAGTCAATAAACATGAAGGTGCAAGAGAGTCGGCTTATTTTGTAAATACTTTTGGTCATATTGACTCACTCCACCTTTGGATGCTCTATTTTCCCTCACATTGTTTTTATGAGAATGCGAGAGCAGCATTGAGTCAAACTGATGAGAATGAATTGATTCAAATGGGGGTTAGAATTCCAAAGCCTCACAACCCTTGCTTTGAGGTTAAGAAATGTGGGTTTCGTATGGTATACAAGCAAGACATTGAAGATATCAGTGAAATGATGGGTCAAAGCTGCAACAGTAGCTGCATCTCTCGTTATGAGGGTGTTGGTTTTACTCGTGAATATGATCTTGACAATTCAACAGTGGTAAGAGAAGATAGCATACTTAAGCGAAGCCGTGATGAATATGATGAGGCTAGACCTAGTGATGAAGGTTGCTATAATGATGTACCACACTCCAAGCGGATTCAAAGATAA